A single genomic interval of Dyella sp. GSA-30 harbors:
- the kdpB gene encoding potassium-transporting ATPase subunit KdpB, with protein MTTQTHAVRGFDRDLILKAVADSFRKLSPRLQFRNPVMFVVFVCSVLTTLLWVQALAGHGEAPTAFIFWVSVWLWFTLLFANFAEALAEGRGKAQAAALRSSRKNVMAKKLAGPQRDAAITFVESSELRSGDHVLVEATELLPGDGEVVVGAASVDESAITGESAPVIRESGGDRSAVTGGTRVLSDWLVVRITSNPGESFLDRMIAMVEGAARRKTPNEIALTILLAKFTLIFLLACSTLLPYSIYSVQVAGKGNPITLTVLVALLVCLIPTTIGALLSAIGIAGMDRMIRANVIATSGRAVEAAGDVDVLLLDKTGTITLGNRQAVAFMPAPGIEESILADAAQLASLADETPEGRSVVVLAKERFGLRERQLEAGHAQFVPFTAQTRMSGVDIGERHIRKGALDAVERYLDSLGSHLPPLVKRMAEDIARRGATPLIVTEGSTALGVIELKDIVKGGIRERFAEMRRMGIKTVMITGDNPLTAAAIAAEAGVDDFLAEATPEAKLKLIRSIQAENRLVAMCGDGTNDAPALAQADVAVAMNTGTQAAKEAGNMVDLDSNPTKLIEVVEIGKQMLITRGALTTFSIANDIAKYFAIIPAAFATTYPALNALNVMHLATPQSAILSAVIFNALIIIFLIPLALKGVKYRALGAGALLRRNLLVYGLGGIAVPFVGIKLIDLLLVLCGLA; from the coding sequence ATGACTACTCAAACCCATGCCGTGCGCGGCTTCGACCGCGACTTGATTCTCAAGGCCGTGGCCGATTCGTTCCGCAAGCTATCGCCGCGGCTGCAGTTCCGCAACCCGGTGATGTTCGTGGTGTTCGTATGCAGCGTGTTGACCACGCTGTTGTGGGTCCAGGCTCTGGCCGGCCATGGCGAGGCGCCGACCGCGTTCATTTTCTGGGTCAGCGTCTGGCTGTGGTTCACGCTGCTGTTTGCCAACTTTGCCGAAGCGCTGGCCGAAGGTCGCGGCAAGGCTCAGGCGGCTGCGTTGCGCAGTTCGCGCAAGAACGTCATGGCCAAGAAACTGGCCGGTCCGCAGCGCGATGCGGCGATCACCTTTGTCGAGTCGAGCGAGTTGCGCAGCGGCGACCATGTACTGGTCGAGGCTACCGAACTTTTGCCCGGCGACGGTGAAGTCGTGGTCGGTGCGGCCAGTGTCGACGAAAGCGCTATTACCGGCGAATCCGCGCCGGTGATCCGCGAATCGGGCGGCGACCGCAGTGCGGTCACCGGCGGTACGCGTGTGCTTTCCGACTGGTTGGTGGTGCGTATCACCAGCAATCCGGGCGAGAGCTTTCTCGATCGCATGATCGCGATGGTCGAAGGTGCGGCGCGCCGCAAGACGCCGAACGAGATTGCGCTGACAATCCTGCTGGCCAAGTTCACGCTGATCTTCCTGCTGGCGTGTTCCACCTTGCTGCCGTATTCGATCTATAGCGTGCAGGTCGCCGGGAAGGGCAACCCGATCACGCTGACCGTGCTGGTTGCGCTGCTGGTTTGTCTGATTCCCACCACCATCGGTGCCTTGCTGTCGGCCATCGGTATTGCGGGCATGGACCGCATGATCCGCGCCAATGTCATCGCCACCTCGGGTCGTGCGGTGGAAGCGGCTGGCGACGTTGACGTGCTGTTGCTGGACAAGACCGGCACCATCACCCTGGGCAACCGCCAGGCGGTCGCCTTCATGCCGGCACCGGGCATTGAAGAGAGCATCCTTGCCGACGCGGCTCAGCTGGCTTCGCTGGCCGATGAAACGCCCGAAGGCCGCAGCGTGGTCGTGCTGGCAAAAGAACGCTTTGGTCTGCGCGAGCGCCAGCTCGAAGCCGGTCACGCACAGTTTGTCCCGTTCACTGCGCAAACCCGCATGAGCGGTGTCGACATCGGCGAGCGTCATATCCGCAAGGGCGCGCTCGATGCAGTCGAACGCTATCTGGATTCGCTGGGCAGCCATTTGCCGCCGCTGGTCAAGCGCATGGCCGAAGACATCGCACGTCGTGGCGCCACGCCGCTGATCGTTACCGAGGGTTCGACCGCGCTGGGCGTGATCGAGCTGAAGGACATCGTCAAGGGCGGTATCCGCGAACGCTTCGCCGAGATGCGCCGCATGGGCATCAAGACGGTGATGATTACCGGCGACAACCCGCTCACCGCCGCGGCGATCGCCGCTGAAGCCGGGGTGGACGATTTCCTCGCCGAGGCGACCCCGGAAGCCAAGCTGAAATTGATTCGCAGCATCCAGGCCGAGAACCGTCTGGTTGCCATGTGCGGCGACGGTACCAACGATGCTCCGGCACTGGCTCAGGCCGATGTCGCGGTAGCGATGAATACCGGCACACAGGCGGCCAAGGAAGCCGGCAACATGGTCGACCTGGACTCCAACCCGACCAAGTTGATCGAGGTGGTGGAGATCGGCAAGCAGATGCTGATCACGCGCGGCGCGTTGACGACCTTTTCGATCGCCAACGATATCGCCAAGTATTTCGCGATCATTCCGGCGGCGTTCGCCACCACCTATCCGGCGCTCAATGCGCTCAACGTGATGCATCTGGCTACGCCGCAGAGCGCGATCCTGTCAGCGGTCATTTTCAACGCGTTGATCATCATCTTTCTGATTCCGCTGGCACTCAAAGGCGTCAAGTACCGCGCGCTGGGCGCGGGTGCGCTGCTGCGTCGCAATCTGCTGGTCTATGGCCTCGGCGGCATCGCCGTGCCGTTCGTCGGCATCAAATTGATCGACCTGTTGCTGGTGCTGTGCGGTCTCGCCTAA
- the kdpC gene encoding potassium-transporting ATPase subunit KdpC: MKQLRLIVTMLLLMTLITGVIYPLVVTGAAQLLFPAKANGSLIEHDGHAVGSSLIGQSFTDPKYFWGRPSATAPMANNGNASTGSNLGPTNSALTDAVKQRIDALHAADPGNSAIIPSDLVTASGSGLDPEITPAAAQYQLARVARLRGLSEDQVRGLVAAASSGRQLGVLGEARVNVLQLNLALDDLQKR; the protein is encoded by the coding sequence GTGAAGCAGCTACGCCTCATCGTTACGATGCTTTTGTTGATGACGCTGATCACCGGCGTCATCTATCCCCTGGTCGTCACCGGTGCGGCGCAGCTGCTGTTTCCGGCCAAAGCCAACGGCAGTCTGATCGAGCATGACGGCCATGCCGTCGGTTCGAGCCTGATCGGTCAGTCCTTTACCGACCCGAAGTATTTCTGGGGCAGGCCATCGGCGACCGCGCCGATGGCCAATAACGGCAATGCATCGACCGGTTCCAACCTTGGGCCTACCAATTCGGCGTTGACCGATGCCGTCAAGCAGCGCATCGATGCGTTGCATGCAGCCGATCCAGGCAATAGCGCAATCATCCCTTCGGACCTGGTGACCGCATCGGGCAGTGGACTCGATCCGGAGATCACACCCGCTGCGGCGCAGTATCAGCTGGCGCGTGTGGCCCGGTTGCGTGGTTTGAGCGAGGATCAGGTGCGTGGCCTGGTGGCAGCGGCCAGTTCGGGTCGTCAGTTGGGCGTGCTCGGCGAGGCTCGGGTGAATGTGCTGCAGCTCAACCTTGCACTTGACGACCTGCAAAAGCGTTAG
- a CDS encoding outer membrane beta-barrel protein translates to MSVKKVLAVAVMMALIPVGKALADDAPQAASQALGPPAASRPASDDCSQGFGSRLAAAYREDAQPSDPNAPAPQRRAMDAPLDSPPFPNGEWQLGGVAAPIGVPVAYGQYPLQKALACTSLGNWMKRNRVEINGWINPSANVSSSSFTNYPLSYATRPNRVEFDQLVINLTRVEDTVQTDHVDWGFNISTLYGYDYHYTVTKGVFSNQLLNHPNSNGPLPGKVYGIDPMLFYYDLYIPSVAEGMVIRFGRYLSLPDIEAQFSPQNYLVTHSILYTVDPYTQTGIMTTTRLSQQWTLQLGVNASNDTAPWNRSARPSLQACVRWVSKDNNDMLYPCVNNWNTSDYNYNNVQMYVMTWGHRFSSKVHMQTEAYYMYGRNIPGFGPDGEPGVVASSPYPGKAGEYGAVNYLNFELNSSNMLTFRNEFYNDQKGQRTGYATKYSSHTLGLTHWVSSDLEIRPELRYEHSYDVNAYNAGKKNYQAVAIVDAILHY, encoded by the coding sequence ATGTCTGTAAAGAAAGTTCTAGCTGTTGCCGTGATGATGGCGCTGATCCCCGTTGGCAAGGCGCTGGCCGATGACGCGCCGCAAGCGGCGAGCCAGGCCTTGGGGCCGCCTGCCGCGAGTCGCCCCGCGAGCGACGACTGCTCACAGGGGTTTGGCTCGCGCCTTGCTGCGGCCTACCGTGAAGATGCACAGCCGTCGGATCCGAACGCTCCCGCTCCACAGCGCCGCGCGATGGATGCGCCGCTCGACTCACCGCCCTTTCCCAATGGCGAATGGCAGCTCGGCGGTGTCGCGGCGCCCATCGGCGTGCCGGTGGCCTACGGCCAGTATCCGCTGCAAAAAGCGCTCGCCTGCACCAGCCTCGGCAACTGGATGAAGCGCAACCGTGTCGAGATCAACGGTTGGATCAATCCGTCGGCCAACGTGAGTTCGTCCAGCTTTACGAACTATCCGTTGTCGTATGCGACGCGGCCCAACCGCGTAGAGTTCGATCAGCTCGTCATCAACCTTACCCGCGTGGAAGACACGGTCCAGACCGATCATGTGGATTGGGGCTTCAACATCTCCACCTTGTATGGTTACGACTATCACTACACCGTGACCAAGGGCGTGTTCAGCAACCAGCTGCTCAACCATCCCAATTCGAATGGCCCGCTGCCTGGCAAGGTCTACGGCATCGATCCGATGCTGTTCTATTACGACCTTTACATCCCCTCCGTCGCCGAGGGCATGGTGATTCGTTTCGGCCGTTACTTGTCGCTACCCGATATCGAGGCGCAGTTCTCGCCGCAGAACTACCTGGTGACTCATTCGATCCTGTACACGGTCGACCCGTATACCCAGACCGGCATCATGACCACGACGCGGCTCAGCCAGCAGTGGACGTTGCAGCTCGGCGTCAACGCCAGCAATGACACGGCCCCGTGGAATCGTTCGGCACGACCCTCGCTGCAGGCCTGCGTGCGTTGGGTGTCCAAAGACAACAACGACATGCTGTATCCCTGCGTCAACAACTGGAATACATCTGACTACAACTACAACAACGTGCAGATGTACGTGATGACCTGGGGTCACCGCTTCAGCTCCAAGGTGCACATGCAGACCGAGGCCTACTACATGTACGGCCGCAATATTCCGGGCTTCGGGCCGGACGGTGAGCCGGGTGTCGTGGCCTCGTCGCCATACCCAGGCAAGGCTGGTGAATACGGTGCGGTGAACTACCTGAACTTCGAATTGAACTCCAGCAACATGCTGACGTTCCGCAACGAGTTCTACAACGACCAGAAGGGTCAGCGCACCGGCTATGCCACGAAGTACAGCAGCCACACCCTGGGCCTGACGCACTGGGTATCGTCGGATCTGGAGATTCGCCCGGAGCTCCGCTACGAGCACTCCTACGACGTAAACGCATACAACGCCGGCAAGAAGAACTATCAGGCAGTCGCCATCGTCGACGCCATCCTGCACTACTGA
- the kdpA gene encoding potassium-transporting ATPase subunit KdpA encodes MTTNDILQVAIYLVVLLLLVKPVGQYMALVFADTPNRVNRLGAGVERLMYRASGIRAEDDMGWRRYAMTMLLFNIAGLLVVYLLQRVQQWLPLNPQHFTAITPDSAMNTAISFASNTNWQAYSGENAMSYLTQMLGLAVQNFLSAATGIAVLIAVIRGFTRKSSLSIGNFWVDMTRSVLYILLPFSLVMALLLVSQGVVQNFKAYVDVPLTQHIVQVEQVKDAQGNVLKDAAGHDVTKESPVDTQSLPMGPAASQIAIKQLGTNGGGFFGANSAHPYENPTPLANFIEMLAIFLIPGGLCITFGSMVGDRRQGWAILATMLLIFVPLAIGVVAAEQAGNPALHGLAVDQQATALQPGGNMEGKETRFGIAASGLFTAITTAASCGAVNNAHDSLTPLGGLVPMWLMQLGEVIFGGVGSGLYGMLAFAVVAVFIAGLMVGRTPEYLGKKIEAYEMKMASLAVLLPCALVVICTAIAVMAPAGVAGVSNPGAHGFSEVLYAVSSASNNNGSAFGGLSTNTPFWNVLLGVCMFFARFPLAIAMLAMAGSLAAKRHVPPSAGTLPTHTPLFVTLLACVVIVVGALTFLPALALGPIAEYLMSGH; translated from the coding sequence ATGACCACGAACGATATTCTTCAGGTAGCCATCTATCTAGTCGTGCTGTTGCTGCTGGTCAAGCCAGTGGGGCAGTACATGGCCTTGGTATTTGCCGATACGCCCAATCGCGTCAATCGACTGGGTGCGGGTGTGGAGCGCCTGATGTATCGCGCCTCCGGTATCCGTGCCGAGGACGACATGGGTTGGCGTCGCTATGCGATGACCATGCTGCTGTTCAATATCGCCGGCCTGCTGGTGGTGTACCTGTTGCAGCGCGTGCAGCAGTGGTTGCCGCTCAACCCACAGCATTTCACGGCGATCACGCCGGATTCGGCCATGAATACGGCCATCAGCTTCGCCAGCAACACCAACTGGCAAGCGTATTCCGGCGAGAACGCGATGAGCTATCTCACGCAGATGCTCGGCCTGGCGGTGCAGAACTTCCTCTCTGCCGCGACCGGTATCGCTGTGCTGATCGCGGTCATTCGCGGCTTCACGCGCAAGAGCTCGTTGAGCATCGGCAATTTCTGGGTCGACATGACGCGCAGCGTCTTGTACATCCTGCTGCCGTTCTCGCTGGTCATGGCATTGCTGCTGGTTTCGCAGGGCGTGGTGCAGAACTTCAAGGCCTACGTCGACGTGCCGTTGACCCAGCACATCGTGCAGGTGGAGCAGGTCAAGGATGCCCAGGGCAATGTGCTCAAGGATGCGGCCGGTCATGACGTGACGAAAGAGTCGCCGGTCGATACGCAGAGCTTGCCGATGGGGCCGGCCGCATCGCAGATTGCAATCAAGCAGCTGGGCACCAACGGCGGCGGCTTCTTCGGCGCCAACTCCGCGCACCCTTACGAGAACCCGACGCCGCTTGCCAACTTTATCGAGATGCTGGCGATCTTCCTGATTCCGGGCGGTCTTTGCATCACCTTTGGCAGCATGGTCGGCGACCGGCGACAAGGCTGGGCAATTCTCGCCACCATGCTGCTGATTTTTGTGCCGCTGGCCATCGGTGTGGTAGCCGCCGAGCAGGCTGGTAACCCGGCGCTGCATGGTCTGGCTGTCGATCAGCAAGCCACCGCGTTGCAGCCGGGTGGCAACATGGAAGGCAAGGAAACGCGCTTCGGTATCGCCGCCAGTGGCCTGTTCACCGCGATCACCACGGCCGCTTCCTGTGGCGCGGTCAACAATGCGCACGATTCGCTCACTCCACTGGGTGGCCTGGTACCGATGTGGCTGATGCAGCTGGGCGAGGTGATCTTCGGCGGCGTCGGTTCGGGTCTTTACGGCATGCTCGCATTCGCGGTCGTCGCGGTGTTCATTGCTGGCCTGATGGTGGGCCGTACGCCCGAATACCTCGGTAAGAAGATCGAAGCGTACGAGATGAAGATGGCCAGCCTGGCCGTGCTGCTGCCGTGTGCCCTGGTCGTGATCTGTACCGCGATTGCGGTGATGGCGCCAGCGGGTGTCGCCGGTGTCAGCAACCCCGGTGCGCATGGCTTCAGCGAAGTGCTCTATGCGGTCAGCTCGGCCTCGAACAACAACGGCAGCGCATTCGGTGGTCTGTCGACCAACACCCCGTTCTGGAACGTCTTGCTGGGTGTGTGCATGTTCTTCGCACGCTTTCCGCTGGCCATCGCGATGTTGGCCATGGCCGGCTCGCTGGCCGCCAAGCGCCACGTACCGCCGTCGGCTGGCACCTTGCCCACGCATACGCCGCTGTTTGTCACCTTGCTTGCCTGCGTGGTGATCGTGGTCGGCGCGCTTACTTTCCTTCCGGCTCTGGCACTTGGCCCGATCGCCGAATACCTGATGTCAGGGCATTGA
- a CDS encoding DedA family protein/thiosulfate sulfurtransferase GlpE → MASQIIALIAEYGALLVFFNVLVEQAGLPVPAVPTMVVAGALAANGQLPLATVVAAAVLGCLLSDLVWYWAGRRYGSGVMRTICRISLSPDSCVKQSELRFQRWRGRVLLIAKFVPGLSTVAPPLVGAMGLRPWAFIALDVAGSLIWAGVAIGLGYVFSAQIDHVLNLLASAGTVALEIIAVLLALYIAAKWWQRRRLLHSLRMARITVDELSGAIASGASPIVVDVRSSAARVVDTRIIPGAVLADLKSMEQALHDIPTDRELIIYCNCPNETSAAIAAKALIDRGYRHVRPLLGGLDAWDAAGYAIEHLAPEKDEGVMIVPTHTAA, encoded by the coding sequence ATGGCCAGCCAAATTATCGCTCTGATTGCGGAGTACGGCGCCCTTCTGGTGTTTTTCAATGTCCTGGTCGAACAGGCCGGCCTGCCCGTGCCCGCCGTGCCGACCATGGTGGTCGCCGGTGCCCTGGCCGCCAATGGCCAGCTGCCCTTGGCCACGGTCGTGGCGGCTGCGGTGCTCGGCTGCCTGCTTAGCGATCTGGTCTGGTACTGGGCCGGGCGTCGTTATGGGTCCGGCGTCATGCGCACTATCTGCCGCATCTCGCTCTCCCCCGATTCCTGCGTAAAACAATCCGAGCTGCGCTTTCAGCGCTGGCGCGGGCGCGTGTTGCTGATCGCCAAGTTCGTGCCGGGCCTGTCGACGGTGGCGCCGCCCCTGGTGGGTGCCATGGGGTTGCGGCCTTGGGCGTTCATAGCGCTGGATGTGGCCGGTTCGCTGATCTGGGCGGGTGTCGCTATCGGCCTTGGCTACGTCTTCTCGGCGCAGATCGATCATGTACTGAACCTGCTGGCCAGCGCCGGCACGGTCGCGCTGGAAATCATCGCCGTACTGCTCGCCCTTTATATCGCCGCCAAATGGTGGCAGCGCCGGCGCCTGCTGCATTCGTTGCGGATGGCGCGCATTACGGTCGACGAGCTGTCCGGTGCGATTGCCTCTGGGGCGTCGCCGATCGTGGTGGACGTGCGTTCCTCGGCGGCGCGGGTGGTCGACACGCGGATCATCCCAGGAGCCGTCCTGGCGGATCTGAAAAGCATGGAGCAGGCGCTGCACGATATTCCGACCGACCGCGAGCTGATCATCTACTGCAACTGCCCGAACGAGACCTCCGCCGCGATCGCGGCCAAGGCGCTGATCGATCGGGGGTATCGTCATGTGAGGCCGCTGCTTGGCGGCCTGGATGCGTGGGATGCCGCCGGTTACGCGATCGAGCATCTGGCGCCTGAGAAAGATGAGGGTGTGATGATCGTGCCGACGCATACGGCGGCTTGA
- a CDS encoding sensor histidine kinase KdpD: MMGTSGPSREARADALLDAASEDRERRLKVFLGAAPGVGKTFAMLSAARELKRQGIDVVVGLVETHGRAETQALLEGLEELPRRPVEYRGKSFTEFDLDAALARRPAVVLVDELAHRNLPGSRHERRWQDIAELLEAGIEVYTALNVQHLESLNDQVRRITGVTVRETVPDAFLDRARDIVLVDLPPRELIQRLKQGKVYVPETAAAALDAFFSPTNLVALRELAVDTVAGHVDSDLREHMLARGGVMPVRRRVLAAIDGHTQSEYLVRIARRIAERRGAPWSVAFVDTGSTLDKARRERLDSAMRLARRLGGDAVVLRGHAIADELISHADREGIGQIILGRTRERPLARMLGRSLTQQLLRYGAHLELTIIATPAERAQSRRRLRMPGGRGRRDEYVYATLATLVAFGLSFIADRYLSVANLALIFLTAVLVVAVRTRMAVAVYTAVLCFLGYNFFFAPPRYTLAISNVDDLLAVTLFLVAALVCSRLATRLASQVESMRAAHAHARALLALGQRLSTSTDASGIREVGAAALAHALRCDVAILARDASQILHVIATAPRDFHLIAQDLAAAEWSEQHAEQAGRYTDTLNAAPCWVLPLGGEGTHLGVAALRFDAEAGEPDPDKRSLALAMAQDIGQALERARLTDELEGARVQGETERLRNALLSSVSHDLRSPLASMIGSAGTLSSYGDQLPKQERQELLDAILGEGQRLDRYIQNLLDMTRLGHGTLKLNRDWTDAAEIVAAAVTRLRKLFPDLRVETALPPDTVLLFVHPALIEQALFNILENAARFSPPDQPVRVLVRAHTDKQQITIDVIDRGPGIPEDERALIFDMFYSVSRGDRAPQGTGLGLAICRGMIGAHGGSVEALPGDGIGTTIRITLPLPTPP; encoded by the coding sequence ATGATGGGTACGTCCGGGCCTTCCCGCGAAGCGCGAGCCGACGCTTTGCTCGATGCCGCCAGCGAAGATCGCGAGCGTCGCCTGAAAGTCTTTCTGGGCGCGGCTCCGGGTGTCGGCAAGACCTTTGCGATGCTCTCGGCCGCAAGAGAGCTCAAGCGTCAGGGCATCGACGTCGTCGTCGGCCTGGTCGAAACCCATGGCCGCGCGGAAACCCAGGCCTTGCTGGAAGGGCTGGAGGAACTGCCGCGCCGTCCCGTCGAATATCGCGGCAAGTCATTTACCGAGTTCGATCTCGATGCGGCACTCGCACGGCGACCGGCGGTGGTGCTGGTCGACGAACTCGCGCACCGCAACCTGCCTGGCAGCAGGCATGAGCGGCGCTGGCAGGACATTGCCGAGCTGCTCGAAGCGGGCATCGAGGTCTATACCGCGCTGAACGTGCAGCACCTGGAAAGCCTCAATGACCAGGTGCGGCGCATTACCGGCGTCACGGTGCGTGAAACGGTACCCGATGCGTTTCTCGATCGCGCACGCGACATCGTGCTGGTCGACCTTCCGCCACGTGAATTGATCCAGCGCCTGAAGCAGGGCAAGGTCTATGTGCCGGAAACGGCCGCTGCCGCGCTGGATGCGTTCTTCTCACCCACGAATCTCGTCGCCCTGCGCGAACTGGCGGTGGACACCGTTGCCGGGCATGTCGACAGTGACCTGCGCGAACACATGCTGGCGCGCGGTGGCGTCATGCCGGTCCGCCGGCGTGTTCTCGCGGCGATCGACGGGCATACGCAAAGCGAGTATCTCGTACGCATCGCCCGACGTATCGCCGAACGTCGCGGCGCGCCGTGGAGCGTTGCCTTCGTCGATACCGGTAGCACGCTGGACAAGGCGCGGCGTGAGCGCCTCGACAGTGCGATGCGGCTGGCACGTCGCCTTGGGGGCGACGCCGTGGTGTTGCGCGGACATGCCATTGCCGATGAGCTGATCTCGCATGCCGATCGCGAAGGCATTGGCCAGATCATCCTGGGCCGCACGCGCGAACGGCCGTTGGCGCGCATGCTGGGTCGCTCGTTGACGCAGCAGTTGCTGCGCTACGGCGCACACCTGGAATTGACCATCATTGCCACGCCGGCCGAGCGCGCGCAATCGCGCCGACGCCTGCGCATGCCGGGTGGGCGAGGGCGGCGCGACGAGTACGTCTACGCCACGCTCGCCACGCTGGTCGCATTCGGCCTGTCGTTTATCGCTGATCGTTATCTGTCCGTAGCGAATCTGGCATTGATCTTTCTTACCGCCGTACTGGTGGTGGCGGTACGTACGCGCATGGCTGTGGCGGTCTACACCGCCGTACTGTGTTTTCTTGGCTACAACTTCTTCTTCGCGCCGCCGCGTTACACGCTGGCGATCTCCAATGTGGACGATCTGCTGGCGGTAACCCTGTTTCTGGTCGCTGCGCTGGTGTGCAGCCGGCTCGCTACCCGTTTGGCCAGCCAGGTCGAGTCGATGCGTGCGGCGCATGCCCATGCGCGTGCGTTGCTGGCGCTCGGACAGCGCTTGTCGACCAGCACCGATGCGTCCGGCATTCGTGAAGTGGGCGCCGCGGCATTGGCGCATGCCCTGCGTTGCGACGTGGCCATACTCGCGCGAGACGCGTCCCAGATACTGCACGTGATCGCTACCGCACCGCGCGATTTTCATCTCATTGCACAGGATCTCGCCGCCGCCGAGTGGAGCGAGCAGCATGCCGAGCAAGCCGGTCGTTATACCGATACCTTGAACGCCGCACCCTGTTGGGTGCTTCCCCTCGGCGGCGAAGGCACGCATCTGGGCGTGGCGGCATTGCGCTTCGATGCCGAGGCGGGCGAGCCAGACCCGGACAAGCGCAGCCTTGCCCTGGCGATGGCGCAGGACATCGGCCAGGCGCTGGAGCGTGCGCGCTTGACCGACGAGCTGGAAGGTGCGCGAGTGCAGGGCGAAACCGAGCGCCTGCGTAATGCGCTGCTTTCGTCGGTGTCGCATGACTTGCGCTCGCCGCTTGCCTCGATGATCGGTTCGGCCGGTACTCTTTCCAGCTATGGTGACCAATTGCCGAAACAGGAGCGCCAGGAACTGCTGGACGCCATCCTTGGCGAGGGCCAGCGGCTGGATCGCTATATCCAGAACCTGCTCGACATGACGCGCCTGGGTCACGGCACGCTCAAGCTCAACCGTGATTGGACCGATGCAGCCGAAATCGTCGCCGCTGCGGTGACTCGCCTGCGCAAGTTGTTTCCGGATCTGCGCGTGGAAACAGCCCTGCCACCGGATACCGTGCTGCTGTTTGTGCACCCGGCACTGATCGAGCAGGCGCTGTTCAATATCCTGGAAAATGCAGCGCGCTTCTCGCCGCCCGATCAGCCGGTACGCGTACTGGTGCGTGCTCATACGGACAAGCAGCAGATCACCATCGACGTGATCGATCGTGGTCCGGGCATTCCCGAAGACGAACGCGCGCTCATCTTCGACATGTTCTATTCCGTCTCGCGTGGGGACCGCGCGCCGCAAGGCACCGGCCTGGGGCTGGCGATCTGCCGGGGCATGATCGGCGCCCATGGCGGCAGCGTCGAGGCCTTGCCTGGCGACGGCATCGGCACGACTATCCGCATTACGTTGCCGCTACCCACACCGCCATGA
- a CDS encoding polyprenyl synthetase family protein, protein MTTIPADAIRTADFAAVRALAAADMQRVDTLIRHRLSSDVVLINQIADHIIASGGKRLRPMLHVLSAAAAGYRGEQHIKLAAVIEFIHTSTLLHDDVVDESDLRRGRKTANALWGNAASVLVGDFLYSRSFQLMVELDDMRIMRILADTTNTIAEGEVLQLLNIGNADVDEAAYLAVIERKTAVLFAAATELGGILGGLPDHQVTALRRYGMELGYAFQIADDLLDYVSDADTLGKNIGDDLAEGKPTLPLIYALKNASPEQAQSLRHAIEHGGLDSLDRIIAAIRDSGALERTHERAVMHADAARSALDHLPPSTYRDALSALADYSVERKF, encoded by the coding sequence ATGACCACGATACCTGCCGACGCCATCCGTACCGCCGACTTCGCCGCCGTGCGCGCGCTCGCCGCCGCCGACATGCAGCGCGTCGATACGCTGATCCGTCACCGCCTCTCGTCGGACGTGGTCCTGATCAACCAGATTGCCGACCACATCATCGCCAGCGGCGGCAAGCGCCTGCGCCCGATGTTGCACGTACTTTCCGCGGCGGCGGCAGGTTATCGCGGCGAACAGCACATCAAGCTGGCCGCTGTTATCGAATTCATCCATACCTCGACGCTGCTGCACGACGACGTGGTCGACGAGTCGGACCTGCGCCGCGGCCGCAAGACCGCCAATGCGCTCTGGGGCAACGCAGCCAGCGTACTGGTCGGCGATTTTCTCTATTCGCGCTCGTTCCAGCTGATGGTCGAGTTGGACGATATGCGCATCATGCGCATCCTCGCCGACACCACCAACACGATCGCCGAAGGCGAAGTGCTGCAGTTGCTCAACATCGGCAATGCCGACGTCGACGAGGCAGCCTACCTCGCCGTGATCGAACGCAAGACGGCCGTGCTGTTCGCGGCCGCAACGGAGCTGGGTGGCATCCTCGGCGGCCTGCCGGACCATCAGGTCACCGCGCTGCGCCGTTACGGCATGGAACTGGGCTACGCCTTCCAGATCGCCGACGATCTGCTCGACTACGTATCCGACGCCGATACCCTGGGCAAGAACATCGGTGACGATCTGGCCGAAGGCAAACCCACGCTGCCGCTGATCTATGCGCTGAAGAACGCCAGCCCGGAACAGGCGCAATCGCTGCGACATGCGATCGAACATGGTGGCCTGGATTCGCTCGATCGCATCATCGCCGCCATCCGCGACTCAGGTGCACTGGAACGCACGCACGAGCGTGCCGTCATGCATGCCGATGCCGCACGTAGCGCACTCGATCACCTGCCGCCATCGACTTACCGTGACGCACTCAGCGCCCTGGCCGACTATTCGGTGGAACGCAAATTCTGA
- the kdpF gene encoding K(+)-transporting ATPase subunit F, with translation MTFVYVVATVIAVALTGYLCVALLKPEWFE, from the coding sequence ATGACCTTTGTTTATGTCGTGGCCACCGTTATTGCGGTGGCGCTGACGGGCTACCTGTGCGTGGCCCTGCTCAAACCGGAGTGGTTCGAATGA